GAGATGTGCGTGATAAAGCATGAGAGCAGCCGCGACAGAGATATTGTAGCTCTCTACGAAACCGATCATGTCGATGCGGCACACGACATCTGACGCAGCCCGAAAATCTTCCGAAACACCTTCTACCTCGTTCCCCAGAACGATCGCCGTCTTTCGGAGGAAGT
The Rhodothermales bacterium genome window above contains:
- a CDS encoding TrmH family RNA methyltransferase, with the protein product FLRKTAIVLGNEVEGVSEDFRAASDVVCRIDMIGFVESYNISVAAALMLYHAHLARTSGRNGGGDLSAAEKQALTAQYYLRAVQRAEEILLETDRRAD